Within Vicia villosa cultivar HV-30 ecotype Madison, WI linkage group LG1, Vvil1.0, whole genome shotgun sequence, the genomic segment TGCCTCAATAGAGCAAGTCTCCCACTTCTTCAAAGATAGTTTTATTTCACAAACTAAAGGAAAAAATATGTTTGTTGTGGGATATTTTGTACCAGAAAAACATCTCAGTTACACGATTAAAGACTTCTAATCTGTTACAAATTTCTTTTGCAGTTTCCCACTCACTTGTTGTAGGCAAAGTTCTATACAAATTCTCTCTTGTTTTCAAACGAATAAAAACATCTTTATAAGCCAATGCAACAACAAGCATGTGATAAGTAGAATTCCACCTAGTTTTGCAATCAAGAATTAATTTCTTTGTGATTGAAACTTTGATTTGGCATGCTGCTTCTCTAAAATTTTGTTCTCTCTTAGGCGTGGCTGTCCAAAAAGCCACACTATTTCTAACCTTCTCTATGCCATCTCCAAGAACACTTAAACCATCTTGagcaattaaatttaaaatatgggCGCAACATCTCATATGAAATAACTGACCATCAAGCATAAGAGTATAACTATCAAGCTTGTTTAGCAACATACCAACAACACAGTCATTAGTGTTACAATTATCCAAAGTGATGGTTGACAACTTTCTATCAATATTCCAAGCCATTACACATtcaaaaaacttgtttgaaatagttTCAGTTGTATGTGGACATTCTACATACACAAACCTATTATGCAATATAATTTGTTAGATATTAATTCAATCTAAAATTCTACATGTAAGGTAAAGTTAACAAAAATCTTATAAATATCATACCTTAAAATACGACTTTGCATAACCCAGTCATCATCAATGTAGTGAGCTGTAATGGTCATATACCCTTTCTTTTGGTTACTAGCAGTCCACATATCTGATGTTAAAGCAATTTTACTCTCAATCTTGTCTAAAAGTCCCATAGTTTTGAACTTTTCAATTTCATATATTTTGATAATATCACTTTTAATCGTGTTTCGACTAGGAACTTTGAACAAAGGTTGAAGACCCTCTGAATATGCTTTAAACCCCAAATGATCAACTATTGAAAGTGGATACTCATGAATTattatcatagaagcaagatctTTTCTTGATTTCTCAGGATAAAAATGGTAGTTACTTAGATAACTAGATGACCCATCTACCTTTTTTTGTTCTCTCACCAAGATAGGTTGTCTAATATCTTTGTATGGCCTTCTTTTACAAGAATTAAAATGTCTACTCAAATGCTTAGTTCCATCATTTCTTCTACCCGTCGAAGCTTTGTTGCAATAATTACAAACAGCTTTTTCTTCtccattaattatttttcttttgaagtgGTTCCAAACAAACGACGTCAATTTTCTTTTACCATCTTTTGTCAATTCATAAGCATCAACATCACCAGTAATAGAAAGAACACTATCAGATGCGGGTTGAGATTGATCTTTTTCAGAATTGCCCATACTATTAATAGGAGTGTTTTCAGGTTGTATGGAAGATCTATTTTCAAATTCTCTTGATTGGATGATATCCAAAGAATTTTCCATCTAAAAATAAACCATTATTAGTAATTGATATTATGTTTTGGCTCacatataaacaaaaatatatttattaagagCAAAACTAAAAAATGTAGTTtacctataattttttttttgaaaataacttATTAAATAGACAAATTCTTGCTGTGcaatttaaatagtttttttcttaaaaaaataaggCTTAAATATACTTTtcatccctgtaagttagcgtgtttttgattttcgtccctgtaagttattgttttgggttttagtccctataacttactttttgcttgaggtttagtccctaaagccaaaatccgcaggaaaatctgcaggttacctgcggattttcttgtgaaatttcctacggattttgattttagggactaaaacgaacgcgaaactgaaatataaggactaaaacccaaaaaaaacaacttacagggacgaaaatcaaaaacacgctaacttacagggatgaaaagtgtatttaagccaaaaaataataacaaactgAATACTAAtacacattaaaattaaaattaaaataatgcatACTAGAAATTAAAGTGAACCATGTTCTAAACAAGAAATTAAAATGGTGTATATGTGTGTTTTGGCATCTTATGTAGTTtgtaaaaaattattgaaaacaaTTACTAAAATAAGCCATTTCTTGTTAGCTTTCAACTAGTTTGACATTCTTAAATATATCCTATAAagtgaattgttttttttttacagtaAGGCACATGGATATATTATTTCACATGGATATATTATTTCACATAAAGAAACAAGAATAAGCATTGCTACTATAAATTAGTAGCAGACTAGTGGTGCATGAATTGACGGTAAGTGAAAGAAACTATAGATTCTCAAAGTAAAGGAAATAAAACAATTGTATATTATCAAAAGAAAAGCAAAACAACTACAACAGTAAAAAGATATATATCATGATAAAGACCCAAATCAAAAGCTTGTTACTTGTGTTAGTAGGCAGACAGTGATTGAAAATATGACGACAATATTGAGTCGGCAGGATTCCGTAGAAAAAAATATATGTCTTAAAGAAacttttaggtttaggttttaatatttataacaatagtttacattttaatatatgattataattataatattgaataaaattataaatatatatacttgCGGGCTGGGGCGGGCTGGGTACTAGAGTGTCCGTGTCCGTGTCCGTGCCCGCACCCATATCCATTTACTTAACTTCTATCTAAAAATATGGTCTATTAACAGACCATTCTCAAAGATCTGACACTACAAACCTTCATAAGTCCCTTCTACCTCTATAAAGACTTGCTTGAATCAGTCTATATACAACCACAAGCTTTCTTTCTTACCCTGCATGATCACTCTTAGGGAAGCTTCAGTTATATGCCGTCTCTTTTGAGTTCTAAATTACGCCAAAAACCTTTCTCAAAACTCCGCACAAGAATTGATACTTCTGTCAGGCATGCCACTGAACGATAATCAAGTTGGGCCAACAAGGGTCAACGTAAATAGTTTGCACTTTGACACATAAATCAGCATTGAAGTATCTCACTCGGTCATTCACGAGTTACACATGTTCGTCGGGACCTCCTTTTGTGTCATAATCGCCCAACTTTTCTCCAAAGACTTCGGGATTTTGCTCTCCGAGATTCTTACTGACAACAAGAGTTTTGATTGTACTTTTGACGAGTGAGTTTATGCTTGAGTTAGGCAAGAAGCATGACTACCCTGATCTCCAATGGGGTTAGGAGGAGGATTCTGGTGCTTCATGCTTTTACGCTGATCCTTCAAATAATGAGCCTTGTCTCTCTTTATCCTTGATGGTCCCGGGATGTCAACACGAGTTTTTCTTGAAGCAACTACTTGAACTGTATTTTCGTGTGAGTGAGTGTTGTGAAGGATTTCTTCTAGGTACTTAAGCCTTACTTTAAAGGTGTGTGAATTTTGTTGTCGAATGATGTTTAACATGTTATCCAATAGTTCGTTAGCACCTTGCATACCGAGGTTTCCTTGAAGAGTGTGGAGCCCAGGCAAAGATTCAAATTATGTAATCAAAAGTAGAATAAGAATCTCTATCGAATTTACTTGAATAGATTTGCCCAATTGCAAAGTTAGAATCAAATCTAGATGCAACAGAAGAATTGTTTTAATACCTATGGCGTTTAACAGTAGAGGAAAATATGGTGGATTGCTTGTTGCTAGAGTAGCAACAATAACTTTATGCGCATCATTGAATCTGGTAGCTTTAGATCTAACCATCACCAAATATTATAAGAACTGAAGATTTAGAAATTTGAGGAGATTAGGATCAAGATTACGCCTTAATGAATCAAGATGCCATGGTTCGTTTCGTTTGAGAGAGAACTTGAATTCGTGGAAATTATAGGGATCAGAAGTCGATTCACACAAACGACGTCACTGTTCCTTTCTAGAAccaaaaatgagaaggtgaatgACGGTGATGGTGGATTTTAGCTTCTGATGCGGTGGAgcgggggtacctgcaaggttagcacttcAATGCTCAAGTCAGTATATGAGAAATAAGAGTGAAATAAAACTGTATTTGAAACATGTCACTTTGATTTAGTATTTACTATATATATAGATAGAAAGGAAAATAACGTATTAGTATTTGTTAGTTGTGATTTGCGGAAAACCGTTGGATGCATTTGTAGTTGAGATCTCTTATGAATATTAAGACAATAATCTTTGTGTACTGAGAATATTCTAGAAGGAGTGATACTTATTCTTGGTGGTTGGCCAGGGTTAATGTGGTTGGTCCAGATATGTCTGAGGTTTGATATGGTCAGTTCAgatacacacacacacttgaaaGACATACTTGAAATTCGTTATGGTCATTAAAGACATGGCATTGTGAAGCATATAAGGTTTTGTATGAGCAAGACCTAACATATAGAGTGTTTAATGTCCAATAAGATATTACTCAATGATCAAGAATGATTGGAGATTCAAAGTTACTTGGTTTGTGATATCAAAAGATCAAGcttagtttctaaattagggttttggtccaTAAAGTCAAAGTTTGGTCAACAAGTGGTCCACAAGAGCTTTTACTtcaaggcatgacctataatcttaGGTCATATTCATATCAAACTTCATTCAACTTTATTTGATCAAGAGAAGTTCAAGTTTGGTACATGTTTTTAAATTGGATTCAAGTATGGTTCGTATGTTGAAGTAAAAAAGACAAATctcatcaaatttctttttgtgcCTTTGTgcacttttcttttaaaatctttttttaaaaattggatATTAGTTTACTCTTGAAGTGATGCAAATTACTATGCTTCTACAAGATGTTGCAAAGTGATTGACATTGTCCACTTGAATGTAGAGATGTACTTGTGAAAAAGTCCAAGTAAAGGTTCTCCATATCAAGATGATACAAATGCTCACTTCCTCATACTCGTGGGTAGCAAGTTATATTTTCCACTCAAATACGATTAAATGTcttttcaatttaaaatcaaccaacaaactttcgtGGTTATTTTACCACGAATTACAAGGCTCTGACTTCTTCATTGCACATGGAGGATACGTCGGCACATGACTCTTGAAGTCTTGGCGAgccaaaactaataaaataatttttttctaatcaCTCCAATCTTTTTATAAACAACCCGTTTTTTGTCATAACTTAGATTTTtaagaggttcctatggagtaccatagatgtgatGAGTGATAATACATTCCcctttgcataaccaacccctgtATTCAGATCTCTCTTTTGTATTATTTTCGagttgggttttatcgatatttttccTTTCCTTTAGAAATAATAAAGTTTGATGACGACTCTTActtttttatttaagttaattaataacttaatctcaatttttcccgcCGCGACAACTGGATCATGAAATCTATAAGTAGTTTGAGCTTCCTGTTATACTCGAAATCCCTTGTGATCCTTATCATACCTAAGATCTATATTCTGAGAGTGATTGGACACGATGACAATTAATCAATAGCTCCAACAGAGGAGATAATGTACTTTCAAACAATCCAAAGATCAAGAAAGTAAACATTATGGGTATGACGTTTTTAGGATTAAGACTAGTCTATGTGGACTAAAGTCATAAGTTAGCTTATGTAGTGAAGGAATAAACAAGGTTGTATAAACCCCAAACCATAACAGACAGCTCTTTTACTAGACGTTAATAAACTAATTATGATGTAACCTTCATCATATTACTCTGATTGATGTATCAATCTTTATTTAATGTCTCTAAAGCGGATCCATAGTGTGGTTTACTCTCATGCTAGTTACATGATAATGATCTAGTTCATTATTAGATAGAGTGTGATCCATTTCATAGCACATTATTCCCATTCATTATGATAATTCTCAATTGAAGTAAGGTTTGTAGGTAGAAACAAAAATTTTATACCACGTATATGCATGGCAACATTACCCATATCTGTGGGCATTTACCCGAATCCGTCCCAAATTTGACAGGGAAAATCCGCTTTAGTTGGGTTCAGATTTGGATTTTCctatattataaaatatggggATGGATCGGGTAATAGAGACACTAGCATTCACCCCGAACCCGCCCCTGAATCTGTGtagtttatttcattatttactttttatatttagttttgataatttagaatattaaatatgtggtcaatgttttaatatttgatttgtatttattctttaaaatatttgaaatgtttgaatgaaattattttattttactaggcaatttgattttggaaaaaataaatatttttattcgaAAAATTTGACTTTACTAAATGGATGGTGGTGGGGCGGGAGTACCCGAACTCAATTCGAACCCGTTTGAAATGAATTTggattttaattctccatctTCATTGAGATTTAAAACAAAGAACGAGGTTGTTTGAAGATACGAGTTTGGATTTGGGGATGTAAAAACTTTCGTCGACCTACTCCTTACCATGCCTAACCACGTATTAGTagaaaaaaaaggttttatttattttacctaTTAAATAATCTAAATTATATCtaaaaacattttataaataataattaaaaaaactcgTCATGACAAAAATTTGTCAaatcaaatgtatttaaaatatttgtattaaaatatgaaaataagaaataaaacaaacatatttgtttaaatattaaaatttttgaaaataaaatacattttataaatgaaaacacataatattttttaaaattttaaatattctgAACGTAAAGTTATAACTTAAATTTTATGCAATCctctttaaaattaaattaattttttcccAAATTTAAAGTATAGCTCTCCTTAATAAGAATTTAAATAATGTCTAAAGTAGAACctactattttaaataaaattccaATTATGTTTTCATTTTCCGTTTTCTTCACAAACTAGTAAAAGATATACCAGTAAAAGATATGTGCGTCTGCACGAGTCTATTAATTTTAGttgaaatataatttattaaaagtaCTTATAAGTATGAAATGATAAATTTAATTGTATAATacacaataatatttttttttatcaaagtaATACACAATGATCACATTAAATGAATTCCGTATAAATTGTTTTCAAATATTATAGGAGGCAAAGTTAATAAATCATGAGAATTAGTCAAATGGAAGTGAGTTTTGTTGGTCTAGTTATTTTGAATAGTATTTACTAAATAAAGCTCAAACACTAATAGAAATACACGTATTatctgcggaatttcctgcggaaaataTTCTGCAGGTTTACCTGCGGATTCCCTGGGACATtcttaaataaactaaattttcctgcggattcagAAATGGCAGAAAATttcgcaggaatacctgcggatttttctgcggTTAATATATTTCAAACAGAAAATGAAACTATaatgcaaaatccgcaggtaaatccgcagaaaAGTTTCCTGCGTATTTTGCTGCggattcttattattttaaaaccaaacttttttacaaaatccgcaggtaattccgcaggaaagtttcctgcggaatttgctgcaaatttaactattttcttaaaataatattaatttttgtctaaaattttttaaaaattaatcattatatttaatggttaattatttaatattttatattaattaatgttttaatgtgaattgtgttattgttaaattttcatcttaattttttaatttaaaaaattaaattaataaaaggtATCAAAAATTTTGAGAATGGATATCgaagatttttttataataactaattttttttgaaaattacatTAGTAActcatatttcaa encodes:
- the LOC131618437 gene encoding zinc finger BED domain-containing protein DAYSLEEPER-like, with protein sequence MGNSEKDQSQPASDSVLSITGDVDAYELTKDGKRKLTSFVWNHFKRKIINGEEKAVCNYCNKASTDIRQPILVREQKKVDGSSSYLSNYHFYPEKSRKDLASMIIIHEYPLSIVDHLGFKAYSEGLQPLFKVPSRNTIKSDIIKIYEIEKFKTMGLLDKIESKIALTSDMWTASNQKKGYMTITAHYIDDDWVMQSRILRMSTYN